In the Ornithodoros turicata isolate Travis chromosome 5, ASM3712646v1, whole genome shotgun sequence genome, CCctaggatgtttatttactcgagccacggagcaggtgctggatgtcagggactggcgatgcggctgctacagggctccccccctagCAACCTGCCGGGGGGCAGGGAGCGAAAACTGGCAAGCTTGCGTGCCCAGGATACGTGGCGTGGTCGAGGAATCGGGTGACTTGGGTGGAGAGGTGAAGCTGTGCGGTTGTCCACGGAAGAGGATGCCGTCGATTTGTGGCTGCTGGGAAGGGGCGAGCTGAGGGACACGTCGAGGAACGCCGGCTTCAGGCGATGGACGGAGACTGTGTCCTGCCGGCCGTTAGGAGGGTGAAGTGGTGGGTGGTTCTGCTGGTCACAGGGAAGGGGCCGGAGTACGCAGGCTGCAGCGGCTTCCTGACGGCATCGCATCGCACAAACATGTGAGAACATGTATCCAGGTCCGGGTGTCGGTAGGTCGGACCGGGCTGGGCTGGCGAGCTGGGTGGCACCGGGCGCAACGAAGACATAACACGACGAAGACGGGATACGTAGTCCGGTTGGGCGTCGGGTTGCGGGTCTTCTGAGACGGACAAAAATTCACCGGGAAGTCGAAGCGTTGTGCCATAAACCAGCTCGGCGACGGTACAGTGAAGGTCGGATCGGAGGGCTGTGCGTATTCCAAGAAGGGCAACGGGGAGTACTTCGGGCCAGGGTGTATCAGGAGTGGCACGCAAGGCGATCTTGAGCTGTCGGTGTAGTCTCTCGACAAGTCCACTCGAAGCAGGGTGATAAGCTGTTGTACGAATACGTTTGGCGCACAATGCGTTCGTGAAAGCGGCGAAGAGGGCAGACTCGAACTGCCGACCTCTGTCAGTCGTGATGATGGATGGTGCGCCGAAACGGGAGATCCAGGTGTTGATAAGAGCCGATGCAACTGTTGGAGCAGTGGAGTCAACAATGGGCACCGCTTCGGGCCAGCGGGTGAAACGGTCAACGGCCCTCAAGATGTAGTTGAAACCCTGGGAATGCGGAAGTGgaccgaccaagtcgatgtgaaCATGGTCAAAACGGGCGTCAGGTGGCAGAAAAGGTGCTGGCGACAGAGGGGTGTGGCTCTGGGTCTTGGTTCTCTGGCACGGCAAGCATGTGCTCACCCAGTGCTTGATATCAGCGTGCATATTCGGCCAGACGTATCGGGTGCCTATGAGCTTTCGTGTGCCTCGGACCCCAGGGTGGGAGAGAGCGTGAAAGTGATCGAAAATGGGACGGCGTAATGCGAGGGAGACGAAAGGTCGTGGCGAGTCCTGCGAAGTGTCGCAAATCACGGCGGCCGTCGCCCCGGGGAGGTGAACATCTTGAAGCTTGAGGCTGTTGGACGCGGGCTTCGTGCGCAGTACGGCCAGCTCCTCATCAGATGACTGAGCAGTGACAAGGAGGTCCAGAGACAGAACGGCTGAGCACTGCGCTGTAGTGGGTGTGAGCAGGGTGGATATTCTACTGAGATCATCGGCCACGGGGTTGTTGACGCCGCTCACGTGCTGTACGTCAGTGGTGAATTCTGAGATGAAGGCTAGGTGCCGGATTTCTCGAGGTGTATATCCGGTACCAGAAGATGAGACAGCATGAGTAAGTGGCTTGTGATCCGTACATATGGTGAATGATCGTCCTTCCAAGAAGTGCCGGAAGTGCTTCACTGCTAGGAATATGGCCAGGAGCTCGCGTCCAAACGTGCTATAGCGCGTCTCTGCAGGTTTGAACTTGCGCGAGAAGAAAGCGATGGGCTGCCAAGCAGAAGAAACTCGCTGCTGCAGGACGGCGCCGGCAGCACTGCTCGAAGCGTCCACCATGATGCAAGTAGGTGCATCGTGCCGGGGATGGACAAGAAGAGTGGCGGCGGCGATGTCTTGCCGGATTTTGTCGAAGGCGGCGATAGAGTCGTCGGACCACGGTACCGTGGCGGCGTCGCGTTTTCGGGAAGAGAGTAGAGCTTCCAACGGGGCCAGTGTGGCAGCACAAGATCGTATAAAGCGCCGATAGAAGTTGGCGAAACCAAGGAAACGTCTCAACTGTTTGACGGACGTGGGACGGGGGAAATCCTTGATGCATGGCGGCGACTTTAGAAGGCAGAGGAAGGATGCCGTGCTGGTTAACGCGGTGACCCAGGAAGTCAAGCTCCGGGACGCCGAATTCACTTCTCGTGGCGTTGATTACAATACCGTAATCTCATAGGCGAGCGAAGAGGGTTCGTAAGTGCTCGGCGTGCTCTTCTGGGGTGGCGCTGGCAACCAGAATATCATCCATGTAGGCATAGACGAAAGGGAGGCCAAAGGTGACAGAGTTAATAAACCGTTGAAATGTCTGAGCTGCATTACGCAAGCCGAACGGCATACGCAGGAACTCGTAGAGGCCAAAGTGTGTAATGATGGCAGTCTTCGGAATATCGTCTTCCGCCATGGGTATTTGGTGGTAGGCGCGCACCAGGTCAATTTTAGAGAAAACGATGTTAGAGGTGAAGTCTAAGATGTTAGGGTCGGGCACCGTTGCGCGGTTTAAGGCACGGTAATCACCGCAAGGGCGCTAGTCTCCCGTCTTCTTGGGGCACCATATGGAGTGGGGATGCCCAGCTGCTGCTTGACGGTCGGATAATGCCAAGctcgagcatgtgctcgaattcAACCTTAGCAATGGAGACCTTTTCGGGAGCCAAGCGACGCGGGCGAAAGTGAACGCGCGGGACTTGAGTGACAACGTGGTGTACGACGTTGTGCTTGACCGGGCGAGTCCAGTCGGGGAGCTTGGTGAGCTCAGGGAAGTCTTCCAGAATATGGGAGTAGGGCGATGCCGGCGCACAGTAAGAAAGGCTGTGACAGGGTGGAATGCGAGGCCGGATGCCGTGAACCTGAAGATGGGTGGTGGCGTCGATAAGGCGTTTCCGAGCGACGTCAACGAGGAGTCGGAAGTGCGTCAGAAAGTCAGCACCAATTATGTCCTGGGAGACATTGGCTACGTGAAAAATCCATCGGAAGTCTCGTCGTAGGCCCAGGTTCAAACTGAGGGACTGCTGGCCAAATACCGGGATGGTGGTGGAATTGGCGGCGCGTAAGGTGAAACACGGTTGTCGGCTGCGATGGGCTTTGCTAGCGGGCATAAAGGTGACATCGGCACCGGTATCTATGAGAAAGCGTCTGCCTGACACACGGTCTACAACGTAGAAAAGGCGACTTTCGATTTGACCCGGTGCGCTTGTCGCCATTAGTGACTGGGCGGGGCGTTTCCCGACCACAAGCAGGGTTGGAAACAGTGCCGGGCCTCGGCGCCAAACCGCTGGTGGTACCAACACATGCCGTTGGACCGAGGGCTTGGGCTGCGCCGGCCGCGAGGGGAAAGCGATCGTCGGCGGAAGCGCCGGGGGCTTGGCGAACGGTTCCGCGCTGCCAGTGTAGCCACAAGATTTGTTAGGTTGTTCACCTGTTGCGTCAAGCTTTCAATGGCAGCCATGTGCTGAGAGGTGTATTGCGTTGGTGCGGGGGTAGATACTTGCGAAACGGCGGAAGGTGTGGGCTCTGGAAAAGGAGGGTGTGGTGTCTCCACATGCATTACGGAGGGTGATGGAATAGCAACCTCCATTACAGCGTCGGAGAGGGTGGCGAGTTCGTCCGTTGAAAGGTTTGTCGTAGTGGCTAGGACCATCTGCACATTTCTCGGAAGTTTTTGCAGAAAGAGTTCTCTCAGGAAACTGTCGCTTGCGGAAGCGGCTCCGTCACCGAGCAATTGCTTCATGCGCCTTAACAGCTGCGTGGGGCGTCTGTCCCCGAGCTCCTCCGCAGAGAGAAGCTGCTGAAGACGTGCGCGGTCGGAACAGGTCGTTCGCTTGAGAAGTGCGGACTTCAGCTTGTCGTACGGGCAGTTCGCAGGTGGTGAGGCGATGACATTATAGACCTCGTCGGCGGCGGATGGAGAGAGCGCTGCGATGACGTAATAGAATTTCGTGGTCTGGGCTGTGATGCCAGACAGATGAAATTGGGCTTCGGCCTGAATAAACCAGGTGGCTGGGTTCCGGTCCCAAAACGGTGGAAGTCTAATGCTAACGGCGGTCACGGAAGTGGGCTGTTGTACCATGCTGGGGGTACCGGGAGTCGTGGTGACGTGACCGTCCCCTGTAGACATGGTGAATGGCGTGGAACGTCATACGTTCGGGCCACCAATTGTGACCGCAtgtttggtggattcgaaagattcgattcaccgttttgggcactcggattcggatcaggccaatgaggctttcggcagactccggaggcgccagttttaaaaagaagcAAGCAAACGTGTTTCGttgattcgaaagattcgattcgccgttttgggcactgggattcggatcaggccaatgaggctttcggcagactccggaggcgccagttttaaaaagaagcAAGCAAACGTGTTTCGttgattcgaaagattcgattcgccgttttgggcactgggattcggatcaggccaatgaggctttcggcagactccggaggcgccagttttaaaaagaaacaaacgaacatgtttggtggattcgaaagattcgattcgccgttttgggcactgggattcggatg is a window encoding:
- the LOC135395678 gene encoding uncharacterized protein LOC135395678 → MSTGDGHVTTTPGTPSMVQQPTSVTAVSIRLPPFWDRNPATWFIQAEAQFHLSGITAQTTKFYYVIAALSPSAADEVYNVIASPPANCPYDKLKSALLKRTTCSDRARLQQLLSAEELGDRRPTQLLRRMKQLLGDGAASASDSFLRELFLQKLPRNVQMVLATTTNLSTDELATLSDAVMEVAIPSPSVMHVETPHPPFPEPTPSAVSQVSTPAPTQYTSQHMAAIESLTQQVNNLTNLVATLAARNRSPSPRRFRRRSLSPRGRRSPSPRSNGMCWYHQRFGAEARHCFQPCLWSGNAPPSH